The proteins below come from a single Sorghum bicolor cultivar BTx623 chromosome 4, Sorghum_bicolor_NCBIv3, whole genome shotgun sequence genomic window:
- the LOC110435047 gene encoding uncharacterized protein LOC110435047, giving the protein QWQSASACCSGGWTALQLAVQNRWGGLDSQAKADQLASSVLSWFTRAAARGTGPLDQDELEGLLYDTMDESFNADIKDGSVEEVTKHLMIMYTPCLRQDYSYIDKLRKTRLAGSAITQSKETVTGIASWGHTGPSP; this is encoded by the exons CAATGGCAGAGTGCATCGGCCTGCTGTTCGGGAGGGTGGACGGCGCTGCAGCTGGCGGTGCAGAACCGGTGGGGCGGCCTTGACTCGCAGGCCAAGGCCGACCAGCTCGCCTCCTCCGTCCTCTCCTGGTTcacccgcgccgccgccagag GCACTGGACCACTCGACCAGGACGAGCTGGAGGGATTGCTGTACGACACCATGGACGAGTCCTTCAACGCTGACATTAAGGATGGGAGCGTCGAGGAG GTTACTAAGCATCTGATGATTATGTACACACCATGTCTGCGACAGGACTATTCATATATCGATAAGCTTAGGAAGACACGGCTTGCAGGCAGCGCCATTACCCAGAGCAAAGAG ACCGTCACTGGGATCGCAAGCTGGGGCCACACTGGACCGTCGCCGTGA